A stretch of the Arachis stenosperma cultivar V10309 chromosome 6, arast.V10309.gnm1.PFL2, whole genome shotgun sequence genome encodes the following:
- the LOC130933938 gene encoding uncharacterized protein LOC130933938, whose amino-acid sequence MASEESFVILVHHRGSIKRKTRSKVKFTDKDPLCIVVNPTIRYDELVRSVLMKLGLEGAKRVKKFFYRIPVSILHDTVKYDCLTIGSDEDLQVMFLCRRQFPEVRTPELLAKLVDVVSSSGGSNRNTTNVATATGSSSWAAVASSSVPVYEPAVQLVASPSFAVDLNDGVGDEVGSIDIMPNALQGVPPIGVGDGVLGDAEDDDVEPDTIEDDSGDEVGANGPALAGGGSSSGTQQYPPHFSSLDLDATRHIKISSPPNSNHLCSIY is encoded by the coding sequence atggctagtgaggagagttttgTTATTCTGGTTCACCACAGAGGATCCATTAAGAGGAAAACTCGTTCCAAAGTGAAGTTCACAGATAAGGATCCTCTCTGTATTGTCGTGAATCCAACGATAAGGTATGATGAACTTGTTAGATCTGTCCTGATGAAACTTGGCCTGGAAGGTGCGAAGCGGGTTAAGAAGTTTTTCTATCGCATTCCAGTCTCGATCCTGCACGATACGGTGAAGTATGATTGTCTGACGATTGGTAGTGATGAGGACCTACAAGTCATGTTTCTTTGTCGGAGGCAGTTTCCGGAGGTGAGGACACCAGAATTGCTCGCAAAGCTGGTTGATGTGGTATCCAGCTCAGGGGGTTCGAATCGGAATACCACCAATGTAGCCACGGCAACTGGTTCCAGTTCCTGGGCTGCCGTGGCTTCTTCCTCTGTCCCAGTGTACGAGCCAGCGGTCCAACTTGTCGCCTCCCCGTCTTTTGCTGTTGATCTGAATGACGGTGTAGGCGATGAGGTAGGATCCATTGATATTATGCCGAACGCCTTACAGGGCGTTCCACCGATTGGCGTCGGAGACGGAGTCTTGGGTGATGCAGAGGACGACGACGTCGAGCCGGATACGATTGAGGATGACAGCGGCGATGAGGTTGGAGCGAATGGGCCTGCATTGGCGGGCGGTGGTTCTAGCTCTGGCACACAGCAGTATCCACCACATTTTTCCTCGTTGGACCTGGACGCCACGAGACACATTAAAATTTCCTCTCCCCCTAATTCGAACCACCTTTGTTCGATTTACTAA